Proteins encoded within one genomic window of Gasterosteus aculeatus chromosome 18, fGasAcu3.hap1.1, whole genome shotgun sequence:
- the LOC120808235 gene encoding uncharacterized protein LOC120808235 isoform X2 — protein MEHKLILAVSGFPSLYDTNSPTYRDLNMRADSWRHVSDIVGVPEAECRRKWKTLRDQHRRERQREKDRRESGIGLFNYRPWRYSAILSFLNPFIDARAAGCNGWALDPQPPQLHPSETGCSTTTDTRSDDEDHYDVSVVDATTTTTSSSSSSEFLHRKRPSSASRDGAIGFKEAKMESTSGVACVTTTPHDNMRELFEVMMQSVTSLAASLASSSDQPPRPDLRHLPPHRAPPVPPCTASRLNHLKTEEQEAVAAELLDDRTDAEEEEEEEAASTRPTRARSWSSDGLLQEYVRRMEAREAQRDRDLDQRDHVTLFLLSLAPAMRRLPAEKQSWVRTKMQQLLHEAEFGALSFQ, from the exons ATGGAGCACAAGCTGATCCTGGCGGTGTCCGGCTTCCCGAGTCTCTACGACACCAACTCCCCGACCTACCGGGACCTCAACATGCGGGCCGACTCCTGGCGACACGTCTCGGACATCGTCGGTGTCCCCG AGGCAGAATGCCGGAGGAAGTGGAAGACGCTGCGGGACCAGCACCGCAGGGAGAGGCAGCGGGAGAAGGACCGGCGGGAGAGCGGCATCGGCCTCTTCAACTACCGGCCCTGGAGATATTCGGCCATCTTGTCCTTTCTGAACCCGTTCATCGACGCCAGAGCCGCGGGCTGCAACGGGTGGGCTCTGGACCCTCAGCCCCCCCAGCTCCACCCCTCTGAGACGGGCTGCAGCACCACCACGGACACCCGGAGCGACGACGAAGACCACTACG ACGTCTCCGTAGTCGACGCCACAAcaaccaccacctcctcctcctcctcctcggagttCCTCCACAGGAAGCGTCCGTCTTCTGCCAGCAGAGACGGCGCCATCGGGTTCAAGGAGGCGAAGATGGAGTCAACCTCGGGGGTCGCCTGCGTTACGACGACGCCGCACGACAACATGAGGGAGCTCTTTGAGGTGATGATGCAGTCGGTCACGTCTCTCGCCGCCTCCTTGGCCTCTTCCTCGGATCAGCCTCCTCGTCCCGACCTCCGTCACCTCCCGCCACACCGAGCCCCCCCCGTGCCGCCCTGCACCGCGTCTAGGCTCAACCACTTGAaaacagaggagcaggaggccgtAGCGGCAGAGCTTCTGGACGACCGAACCgacgccgaggaggaggaggaggaggaggcggcgtccACTAGGCCGACCCGAGCCAGGAGCTGGAGCAGCGACGGCCTGCTGCAGGAGTACGTGAGGAGGATGGAGGCCAGGGAGGCCCAGAGAGACCGGGACCTGGACCAGAGAGACCATGTAACCCTGTTCCTCCTGAGCCTGGCTCCGGCCATGAGGAGACTTCCTGCTGAGAAGCAGTCGTGGGTCAGGACCAagatgcagcagctgctgcacgaGGCCGAGTTCGGCGCTTTGAGTTTTCAGTGA
- the LOC120808235 gene encoding uncharacterized protein LOC120808235 isoform X1 translates to MEHKLILAVSGFPSLYDTNSPTYRDLNMRADSWRHVSDIVGVPEAECRRKWKTLRDQHRRERQREKDRRESGIGLFNYRPWRYSAILSFLNPFIDARAAGCNGWALDPQPPQLHPSETGCSTTTDTRSDDEDHYGLFYSEGPDVSVVDATTTTTSSSSSSEFLHRKRPSSASRDGAIGFKEAKMESTSGVACVTTTPHDNMRELFEVMMQSVTSLAASLASSSDQPPRPDLRHLPPHRAPPVPPCTASRLNHLKTEEQEAVAAELLDDRTDAEEEEEEEAASTRPTRARSWSSDGLLQEYVRRMEAREAQRDRDLDQRDHVTLFLLSLAPAMRRLPAEKQSWVRTKMQQLLHEAEFGALSFQ, encoded by the exons ATGGAGCACAAGCTGATCCTGGCGGTGTCCGGCTTCCCGAGTCTCTACGACACCAACTCCCCGACCTACCGGGACCTCAACATGCGGGCCGACTCCTGGCGACACGTCTCGGACATCGTCGGTGTCCCCG AGGCAGAATGCCGGAGGAAGTGGAAGACGCTGCGGGACCAGCACCGCAGGGAGAGGCAGCGGGAGAAGGACCGGCGGGAGAGCGGCATCGGCCTCTTCAACTACCGGCCCTGGAGATATTCGGCCATCTTGTCCTTTCTGAACCCGTTCATCGACGCCAGAGCCGCGGGCTGCAACGGGTGGGCTCTGGACCCTCAGCCCCCCCAGCTCCACCCCTCTGAGACGGGCTGCAGCACCACCACGGACACCCGGAGCGACGACGAAGACCACTACGGTCTGTTCTACTCAGAAGGACCCG ACGTCTCCGTAGTCGACGCCACAAcaaccaccacctcctcctcctcctcctcggagttCCTCCACAGGAAGCGTCCGTCTTCTGCCAGCAGAGACGGCGCCATCGGGTTCAAGGAGGCGAAGATGGAGTCAACCTCGGGGGTCGCCTGCGTTACGACGACGCCGCACGACAACATGAGGGAGCTCTTTGAGGTGATGATGCAGTCGGTCACGTCTCTCGCCGCCTCCTTGGCCTCTTCCTCGGATCAGCCTCCTCGTCCCGACCTCCGTCACCTCCCGCCACACCGAGCCCCCCCCGTGCCGCCCTGCACCGCGTCTAGGCTCAACCACTTGAaaacagaggagcaggaggccgtAGCGGCAGAGCTTCTGGACGACCGAACCgacgccgaggaggaggaggaggaggaggcggcgtccACTAGGCCGACCCGAGCCAGGAGCTGGAGCAGCGACGGCCTGCTGCAGGAGTACGTGAGGAGGATGGAGGCCAGGGAGGCCCAGAGAGACCGGGACCTGGACCAGAGAGACCATGTAACCCTGTTCCTCCTGAGCCTGGCTCCGGCCATGAGGAGACTTCCTGCTGAGAAGCAGTCGTGGGTCAGGACCAagatgcagcagctgctgcacgaGGCCGAGTTCGGCGCTTTGAGTTTTCAGTGA